A stretch of Bacillus pseudomycoides DNA encodes these proteins:
- a CDS encoding DUF2178 domain-containing protein, which yields MIVVIGMIISIAGLIGVFYSTRFERKEGKDERGDQITGNAAKVSLFVFLFLYLVIFLIGNLYSLTSEQYKLANALLLGGVLCSYSLSILVLSKRY from the coding sequence ATGATAGTTGTAATTGGCATGATCATATCAATTGCAGGGTTAATCGGGGTGTTTTATTCTACACGTTTTGAGAGAAAAGAAGGAAAAGATGAGAGAGGGGATCAAATTACGGGGAATGCTGCAAAAGTATCGCTGTTTGTATTTTTATTTTTGTATTTAGTCATTTTTCTAATCGGTAACCTATATTCATTAACGAGTGAACAGTATAAGTTAGCAAATGCGTTGTTATTGGGTGGTGTATTGTGTTCTTATTCATTATCTATTTTAGTTTTGAGCAAAAGATATTAG
- a CDS encoding helix-turn-helix transcriptional regulator codes for MNQRGSLVNNLMVLRAEKRWSQAELANRVGVSRQTIASIEANRYNPSLILAFEIAHVLGKEFHEVFQYTIEGEVE; via the coding sequence ATGAATCAAAGGGGAAGTTTAGTAAATAATTTGATGGTACTTCGAGCGGAGAAACGTTGGTCACAAGCGGAATTAGCAAATCGCGTGGGGGTTAGTAGGCAGACGATTGCCTCCATTGAAGCAAATCGGTACAACCCGTCTCTTATTTTAGCTTTTGAAATAGCCCATGTTCTAGGTAAGGAGTTTCATGAAGTCTTTCAATATACGATAGAGGGGGAAGTGGAATGA